ATATACTCGCCATTGAGGATACGGCCACATCAATACTGGAGCCTCTGGGACACAAGGTTGCAGCCATCATCAATTACGACAACTTCCGTATACATCCGGAACTAATGGATAAATACATTGATATGGTTGACCGCCTTGTAAGACGTTTTTATACAGGTGTCACCCGCTACACAACCAGCACCTTCATGCGTATGAAACTGGGGGATGCCCTGGCAAAACGACAGGCAGCGCCCCATATCTACGAAAGTCCGGAGGAAGCCAGAAAAGCGCTGGAAAAGCTGCAGTCATAGCGCACCTCTTAATGTCCTTTTCGCTTGCTTCGGGTCAGGTGTCAGGGCGGTCATCCATGGCTGCCCTGACACTAGGGGGTTTTGGACGGTGCCTTTACAAATAAGATCATAATACACTCGGCATTAAGCCAAAATATACTGAGTGTCTTTTGCTCTAAATAAACTGGCAGCTTTTATGGTATGCTTTTGCAATGATCTGAAGATAGAAAAGATTTTTTTCTGAGGTCTTCCGGACCTGAAACAGCCATCTTTCCAATTTTGTGATGTTTCAGGAATGGGATGAACTTGTCGGAATCCATTTTTCCGTCAATTGTCATGAATCGGGGTTCCCCCGAGGGAGTGATGGCCGAAACCATGTTTATACCAAAGCTAGCCCCTGTTTTTTCAACGATTGGGGTAACTCATGTGGGAGCCCAGGTCGTCCCGCTGTGGTAGTCTGATCTTAAGGTTGATTCATCAGCAAAAAAATTTTTGTATTCTCTTTTTCAGCATGAACATTCCGGTCACTTGGCTCACACAATTCCAACATACAGCATAGTGTATTTTTGGTTGCTAACAAAACACCGCATATTATGTTTTTTTACGGTTTGGAGCGGTGTGATCCCAGCTCCACTCACTGTTCCAGCCGGATAAATGTCACATCAAAGGACTTACAGGCCCTGAACTGCTGAAGCCGGTTGGCAAGGGAGAAGGCATCATTCATTTCATAGACCTGAAAGATATCAAGCCCACGGCCCAAAGAAATTTTCCAGCCATGATCTGTCACAATATGCCTGTCATGTATGGTTGCCGTAGTATCAAACTCCCATGAAAAATGTATCCCTGCACCCTGTACGGATTCTCTTATTTTTTCAAAAATCTCCCTTTGCATATCCCCTTTAAACTCATCTTCAATGGTTAAAAGGTGAATATGCTTTTCTTCTTCAATGGATTTGATTTTTGCCACAGCTTCAAGGAGTTCCATAAGATTACGGATCTGATAAAAAATCCGGATATAGGGATCTGTAATACTTATTTTTGAGGCTCCCTTTAAATACGGCCCAAAAAGACTTTCATAGGAAACACCCTTTTGGTTTTCATGAAATGAAAAATGCCCTTCTTTAAGCTTTTCCCCGATATCATCAGGGAGGCTGAGCCCAGGGCCAGTCTCTTTTTTCTGATTGCTTTCTATGGATATTTCTGCATTTTCCTGACTCAGCCCTTCATATCCATACTGTTCTTCTTCAAGGGTTTTAACGGCTTTTTCCTGACCATTTTCATTATTTACATAGACAAAGCGGACATGGGCGTATGTGCCATCCATACGCATAAGCTGATCCTTTACCCTTTTACGTCCTTCCATGGAAAAACGCAGAACCTCTTCCACTTCTTCATCCAAGGCCTCCCCATGGGGAAAAAGAATTTTCATCAATCCTGAAAAGGTTTTATGAATTCCATCCCTGTCCCTTGTGGAAATATCAGAAGAAATTGTGAAAAGCTCTTTGTAGCGGTCAGAATAATCATGGTTGCGGAGACTGCGCAGTACTTCGGCCAGATAGTCCACCACAAAACCATAGCCCTCTGAAAACATCTCACCACGGATGATATCCACTTCCCATCCGGGAATATAAAAATGCATCCTGTCGAGGAAGGCCGAATCATAATATTTTTCAGGAAGGTCACAAAAAAGATCCGAATGCTTCAGCATATAGGGAACCGTGTGCCGGGTATTGCCCACAAAGGCCATGGATGCTTCGGCACCAAGGGTTTCCACGCCACGGGAGAAGGTTTTGTTTGCCATGTAGTTCTTTAAAATATCCACAAGGGCTTTATCCACCCGCTTCTGCTTTCCTGCAAATTCATCAAAGGCAACACAGTCCCAATAACCCACAAGCCCTATTCTGCCGTTGGTATTGTTCACAAAAAGCTTAGGAACCGTTATCTCACCACCGGAAATCAAAATACCATGGGGAGAAAATTCAGAATACACATGGGATTTTCCGGTTCCCTTGGGGCCAAGTTCTATGAGGTTATAGTTTCGTTCACAAAAGGGAATCAAACGCACAAGCTGGGTCAGTTTACTGCGTCTTCCAAATTTTTCCGGGTTTAAGCCTATGCTCTGCATCAAAAGATCCATCCATTCATCGGTGGAAAATCTTTTTCTGGCTTCAAGGAATCCTTCGGAGTCAAAATGGGATAGCTGTATGGGTTTAAGGCTGGATAAAACCCAAGGGATGCTGTTTTTGTCTTCGGTAAACATATATTCAAGGTCGGCTATACACCAGACGCCACTGACAAGGAGCTTGGGATGGGCCTTGATGGTACTGGAATCCACCAGAACCTTTTTAATACCAAGGTTTGAAAACTCCGCCTCATAAGCATCGGATTTGTCATTGAGATCCACACTGATCTTGTCAATGACCTTGTAACGACCCTTTTCCCTGATATTGGAACGCACAAGGCCTGCTTCGTTTCTGTGGACATAGTGCCTGCCAAGAATTTCCTTAACCGTATCAATCCCGGTTTCTATGCTTGCATCATCGCTGGTGGCGCAATACTGGCCCAGCAGATATTCCAGAACATAGGCAGGGACTATGGCATTGCCCTTAACGATCTTTACAAGATCCTTACGGACAACAAGGCCCGGATAGCAGTCGTTTATTTTCTGGTCCAGAGGAGTCATTAAGCTATCCCGTATCTATTGAAAAGAAATCAAAAATCAAAATCGCCTTTAAATGCTATTCTTACAAGGTAATGGATGGATTTATACTCTTTGAAATGTGAGGTCTGGCCATGTTTTTCACTGAGCCTCAGATACACATTGCAATTATTAAACTCACTGATCCTGTTACTGAGAACAAAACGAAGGCGGACTTCCCTGTCTCTGGGATTTTCTGATACCCTGTCAAAGATCAGATCATGGGTATCAGAAATCAGTTCTCCATCTTCTGTATAAATGCCCGCCCTCAGGGTTCTGGGAAGAATTTTTCCTTTGACTGCTTCCATTTGATACAGCGTTACACCAAGCTGTGCTGCCGTTATCATGGAACCTGCTCCCCGCAGAATTTCCACATCCACCATTGAAACATTGCTTTCACGTTTCTTATTGATTTTTATGAGGGGGATGACAACTTCCTGAAGGGAAGCCCCACCATGGACAAAACGGCTTCCTGAGCCCCTCACCCTGAGCCTGTTGATGGATTTTGGAATCATGACTTCAAGATTCCCATCCAGTCCAAGCTGTTCAGGTGTAAACTTTTTAAATGAAGCATGTTCCGGAAGATTCTTTCCAATGACAAAACGGCGGTTTATAAACTGGCCAGCCTCCTTGTCAGGTTCATCTGAAGCCTTTATCCCTGACCATGGCTCTGCAATATAGTCACTTTCTTCTATGCTTCGGTTCTGATAGATAAAACCATGGTCTGAGGTTATAAAAAGATTGT
This window of the Desulfobotulus mexicanus genome carries:
- the brxL gene encoding BREX system Lon protease-like protein BrxL encodes the protein MTPLDQKINDCYPGLVVRKDLVKIVKGNAIVPAYVLEYLLGQYCATSDDASIETGIDTVKEILGRHYVHRNEAGLVRSNIREKGRYKVIDKISVDLNDKSDAYEAEFSNLGIKKVLVDSSTIKAHPKLLVSGVWCIADLEYMFTEDKNSIPWVLSSLKPIQLSHFDSEGFLEARKRFSTDEWMDLLMQSIGLNPEKFGRRSKLTQLVRLIPFCERNYNLIELGPKGTGKSHVYSEFSPHGILISGGEITVPKLFVNNTNGRIGLVGYWDCVAFDEFAGKQKRVDKALVDILKNYMANKTFSRGVETLGAEASMAFVGNTRHTVPYMLKHSDLFCDLPEKYYDSAFLDRMHFYIPGWEVDIIRGEMFSEGYGFVVDYLAEVLRSLRNHDYSDRYKELFTISSDISTRDRDGIHKTFSGLMKILFPHGEALDEEVEEVLRFSMEGRKRVKDQLMRMDGTYAHVRFVYVNNENGQEKAVKTLEEEQYGYEGLSQENAEISIESNQKKETGPGLSLPDDIGEKLKEGHFSFHENQKGVSYESLFGPYLKGASKISITDPYIRIFYQIRNLMELLEAVAKIKSIEEEKHIHLLTIEDEFKGDMQREIFEKIRESVQGAGIHFSWEFDTTATIHDRHIVTDHGWKISLGRGLDIFQVYEMNDAFSLANRLQQFRACKSFDVTFIRLEQ